A window of the Gossypium hirsutum isolate 1008001.06 chromosome A05, Gossypium_hirsutum_v2.1, whole genome shotgun sequence genome harbors these coding sequences:
- the LOC107957205 gene encoding uncharacterized protein, which translates to MANQTPKSNPATANEPAKVAEREETKDDEIELTWREEEPAHYILEIQSLTFLWEILSRPQVRGYESSAFEASDHKWSLILNPEFENGDVYLSLYLRNMDIQHLGSNRKIDALINFFVYHHGMNRYITIQDGKVKRFSAEKEKSGFSRLMLLSKFIDWLNPQENTCKFGVEVFVVKTGSLNHEVGQNPEKEKGECCSILDHLEKNRVTWLIHNFSNSSEPRSFKFNIGDYVWELQLYPIGVPEVKRKYLSIYLHLQDSEFESGDKLHVQWRLQIKSNGPSNPRKGESEYDPTKPRTGDAWFSRSQSCWGFPYFMKLADLKQTPGLIDNDAFTVEAEFNFIYVIQDLA; encoded by the exons TGACGTGGAGAGAAGAAGAACCCGCACATTACATATTAGAAATCCAATCGCTTACGTTTCTTTGGGAAATCCTTTCAAGACCTCAAGTCCGCGGATATGAATCATCTGCATTTGAAGCTAGTGACCACAAATG GAGTTTGATATTGAACCCGGAATTCGAAAATGGAGATGTCTATCTCTCTCTTTACTTACGAAATATGGACATTCAACATCTTGGCTCTAATAGGAAGATTGATGctcttataaatttttttgtatatcatcatggaaTGAATCGATACATCACCATTCAAG aTGGGAAAGTGAAACGATTCAGTGCAGAAAAGGAAAAAAGTGGGTTTTCTCGACTAATGCTTCTCTCTAAATTCATCGATTGGCTGAATCCCCAAGAAAACACCTGCAAATTTGGAGTTGAGGTTTTTGTTGTAAAAACTGGATCCCTTAATCATGAGGTTGGCCAAAACCCAGAAAAGGAAAAAGGGGAATGTTGTTCCATCCTTGACCACCTTGAAAAAAACCGTGTTACTTGGCTCATCCACAACTTCTCCAACTCATCTGAACCTCGCTCCTTCAAGTTTAATATTGGGGATTATGTATG GGAATTACAACTTTATCCCATAGGTGTTCCGGAGGTGAAGAGAAAATATTTATCCATTTACCTTCACCTACAAGACTCGGAGTTTGAAAGTGGAGACAAATTGCATGTGCAATGGAGACTGCAAATTAAGTCAAACGGTCCAAGCAATCCCAGAAAAGGTGAATCTGAATACGATCCAACAAAACCCAGAACAG GTGATGCATGGTTTAGCAGGTCTCAGAGTTGTTGGGGGTTCCCATACTTCATGAAGTTGGCAGATCTAAAACAGACGCCTGGCCTAATTGATAATGATGCTTTTACTGTTGAAGCggaatttaatttcatttacgTTATCCAAGATCTTGCCTGA